CACGAAATCCGGACACCGATGACAGCTGTCTTGGGAATCTGTGAGTTGTTGCTTGAAGGCGAACTGACAGAAGACCAAGCAGAGCTTGTCCGAACGATGCGTGACAACGGTCACTACTTAGTCGAGATCGTTAATGACCTATTGGATCTGTCGAAGCTCGAAGCCGGAAAGCTGGAGGTCGAAGACGAGGCATTCAATCTGCATCAACTGATCGACCGTTCGATCGAACTGATGCAAGTCCGAGCGCGCGTCAGCGAAACAAAGCTGTCATTGCAGTTTGATGAGCAATTGCCGGAGGCGGTGACTGCGGATCCGATTCGGATTCGGCAAGTGGTGCTAAATCTTGTCAGCAACGCGATCAAGTTTTGCCCCGGTGGAAACGTCGATGTGCGAGTCAACAAAAAGGTTGACAATGACGGCGTTGAACTGATTAAGGTCGATGTGGTCGACACAGGTTGCGGGATACCCGAAGACGATTTGGAAAAGATCTTCCTGCCCTTCATTCAGTCTGAAACGAAAGGTCGTGCGAAGACTGGCGGTGGCACGGGGCTGGGGTTGGCAATTTGCCGGCGACTGGTGAACTTGATGGGTGGCTGGATGCACGTGGAAAGCCAAGTCGACAAAGGAAGCATGTTCTCCTTCGTCGTGCCATTGGTACCAGCCCAGTTGCCTGAACCCAGCGAGCTTGAATTGCCACCGCTATCGGCTTCTGTGGAAGAGCTGCTTCAAGGATGTCACTTCATCGTTGCCGAAGACACAACGGCGACGCAAATGATTCTCAAGCGAGTGATTGAAAAAGCCGGCGGTCATGCCACGGTCGTTTCAAGCGGGATTGAGTTGCTGAATGAAGTCAAATCGAGACCCGGTGAATTCGTCGCCGTTGTGACCGACATTCAAATGCCAGAGATGGACGGTTTGGAAGCGACGCAGCGGATTCGTGAATTCAATTCTGATATACCGATCGTCGTTTTGACTGCGGATGCAGTTTCCGAAACTCAGCAGCAGGCGTCCGCCGTTGGCGCCAATAATGTGCTGACAAAGCCGATTGTCAGACGTGAGCTGCTGGAAACGCTCGCACGCTACTGTGAATCGAATGAACTATCGTCCAATTCGAACGACTCCGGAAACGACGGTGAATGTTGCGACGCCTAGCCTGCAAGCTAATTTGCAGGCTCGTTGCTTGAGTTGCTGATGGGTTCGTTGGCGAGGATCTTCTCTAAGATTAGCTCGGTTAACTGAAACGTTTGTTTCGCAGATTCAATGGTTGGTTCGTGCTGCAGTGACGCGGACCGAAGGCCAGCAACAAATGTCGGCCATCGGTTTGCGGCGTTCTCAGACAGTTGTTCTAGGAAAGTCATTTCTAACCCGTCAGGAAGATTTTTTTTCGCCTGACGGCAAAGGAACACTCCCCCCATTGATGATCCTTCGATGACATAGGTCACGCCCCAGTCCGTCTCATTGGGGGCGTTTGCGTCTGTGGACGAATCCCCAGAAGCAACGATTTCTTGCACCCATGACTGTTCCCCCAGGTCTGCTGGTGTCACCGACCGGCTGGAGCTACCGGCAGAATCCAGGTCGTGTTGAAGGCACTCGATCAAACGTTCGTTGCCTGGCAACTGAAGATGCTCGGCAACTCGGTTCACACGTATCCGGACACATTGGTGCAACGAGTGCATAAGACTCAGATAGGCAGCGTAG
The Stieleria sp. JC731 genome window above contains:
- a CDS encoding hybrid sensor histidine kinase/response regulator, which codes for MNSKREDRIQRILLIDDCVEDRARVRSALMQGAPRRRYQFLEAEDGEAGLELCMQHPDPIDCVIVDVHMPKLSGKDFLEQIRRPTGVPKIPIVILTGSTLNHDAGDALQLGAQDYITKDSIYPSVMFRVVDNAIERHALLRELHESRQAADAANRAKSALVGNISHEIRTPMTAVLGICELLLEGELTEDQAELVRTMRDNGHYLVEIVNDLLDLSKLEAGKLEVEDEAFNLHQLIDRSIELMQVRARVSETKLSLQFDEQLPEAVTADPIRIRQVVLNLVSNAIKFCPGGNVDVRVNKKVDNDGVELIKVDVVDTGCGIPEDDLEKIFLPFIQSETKGRAKTGGGTGLGLAICRRLVNLMGGWMHVESQVDKGSMFSFVVPLVPAQLPEPSELELPPLSASVEELLQGCHFIVAEDTTATQMILKRVIEKAGGHATVVSSGIELLNEVKSRPGEFVAVVTDIQMPEMDGLEATQRIREFNSDIPIVVLTADAVSETQQQASAVGANNVLTKPIVRRELLETLARYCESNELSSNSNDSGNDGECCDA
- a CDS encoding biliverdin-producing heme oxygenase gives rise to the protein MQQDLRDSLRSETGPSHQRLDHRMGQLDIFGLREHYAAYLSLMHSLHQCVRIRVNRVAEHLQLPGNERLIECLQHDLDSAGSSSRSVTPADLGEQSWVQEIVASGDSSTDANAPNETDWGVTYVIEGSSMGGVFLCRQAKKNLPDGLEMTFLEQLSENAANRWPTFVAGLRSASLQHEPTIESAKQTFQLTELILEKILANEPISNSSNEPAN